The following are encoded together in the Triticum dicoccoides isolate Atlit2015 ecotype Zavitan chromosome 6B, WEW_v2.0, whole genome shotgun sequence genome:
- the LOC119325714 gene encoding F-box/FBD/LRR-repeat protein At5g22660-like — MPPSRKKRKSAPPVTATDHISALPDHMLHHLLSFLPVQAAVCTCVLGRRWRHLWRSTTGLRIVRLDDDDVFEVKDLRKFMDHLIALRERTQLDTVEIKFDQFDSDDVPYVNLWTRFAVMWKVQALTLHILEDGYLHLDNLHLVSQHLVTLDLHSVALQKAFLDFASCPALKEPKMNDCEINADRISSRSLKHLSITFCRSDSDCRVRISAPGLVSLKLEGFHGMTPLLEDMALLEAACVNLGNRCKDVCLNYDSGVFCGANDNTCKNCVPISDDGSSNCVLLGGISSAKHLKLMSEIGKDVTCLLTLL, encoded by the coding sequence ATGCCTCCTAGCAGGAAGAAGCGCAAGAGTGCGCCGCCGGTGACCGCCACCGACCACATCAGCGCCCTCCCCGACCATATGCTCCACCATTTGCTCTCCTTCCTCCCAGTGCAGGCGGCCGTGTGCACGTGCGTGCTCGGCCGGCGCTGGCGCCACCTCTGGAGGTCCACCACAGGCCTGCGCATCGTCCGCCTTGACGACGATGATGTCTTTGAAGTCAAAGACCTCCGGAAGTTCATGGACCATCTGATAGCCCTGCGTGAGCGCACCCAGCTGGACACTGTTGAGATCAAATTCGATCAATTCGACAGTGATGATGTGCCCTATGTGAACCTATGGACCCGTTTTGCCGTGATGTGGAAAGTTCAGGCGCTCACCCTTCATATCCTCGAGGATGGTTACCTCCACCTAGACAACCTGCACCTTGTCTCTCAGCATCTGGTAACATTGGACCTTCATTCTGTAGCCCTACAAAAGGCCTTTCTTGATTTTGCTAGCTGTCCAGCATTGAAGGAACCGAAAATGAATGATTGCGAAATCAATGCTGATAGGATATCATCCCGTTCCCTGAAGCATTTGAGCATCACTTTTTGCCGCTCTGACTCAGATTGCCGGGTCCGTATTTCTGCTCCGGGCCTTGTCTCTCTAAAACTAGAAGGCTTTCATGGTATGACTCCTTTGCTTGAAGACATGGCATTGCTAGAAGCCGCATGTGTTAATCTTGGCAATAGATGCAAAGATGTCTGTTTGAATTATGACTCTGGTGTTTTCTGTGGAGCTAATGATAATACATGTAAGAATTGTGTTCCTATTAGTGACGACGGCAGCAGCAATTGTGTGCTTCTGGGTGGTATCTCAAGTGCTAAACACCTCAAGTTGATGTCTGAAATAGGAAAGGATGTCACTTGTCTTTTAACTCTTTTGTAG